The DNA segment aaacgctaattgaaaaagctcattttaagagctttttctaaattagcgttttcatcccaaaactctctccaccaaacactccaattagcggatTCAGTGGCCAAActtctaaagttggtcaaaaccactatttttatcccaaaaccctctttaccaaacatggccGTAATATAAATTTGAGTATTGACTTTAATAGAATGATAACAAAGTTGATAAAAATAACCATTTTGTTCATCCTTAATCATAAGTTTCATCCCTAGTATTGGACACCATTCATATTTTCGAGTTTCCCAAGCCTTTTGCGCCCAAATTTCTAATTGATCAGCTCGATGTACTATTGCTTTTTTTAACTTCGACGAATTGCTTCAATTCTTAGAAAGAGTTTTTTCATTTTCCAATCAACATTCTGCACAAATCACCATTCACAACATTGTTCCTAGCTTCAAGATTCCAAAAATTACTATTTGTTTTGGCTTCAAGTTTGTTATCACAGTTGTGATTTCATTAACATGTTAATTGCAGTCAATATCAATTTCAGTCGCTTTATTTTACATTCGTTTAAATACCATTTCATTACGAAATTAATGTATTATTTCAGCTGTAAATCTTGGTTTCCTTTCCAATTTACCATTTCTAATCAAAACTtattcataaaaataaataaaagggatcaaaaatatcgctaacaaaaACGTCTAAGAATTTGAAGCAAAAGCCAAAAGCCCTAGGAATCAAAATCGTTAgctttatcattattattattttgagaaCAACCCATATTTCAATTTGTAATTCAAAACAAGTTTTTGTTACATAAAAATGTATACTAATAGTTGAAGATAGATTCCTAGTTTAATTTTAGAAACCCCTAAATATGACGGAACAGGCTGaatcattaaaaaaagaaaaagaaaataatgagAAATGGGACAGACATGTCCAACCTGTACCCCTCTTTATATTGGGCTCTTATCCAGCTCAGACAACAAAATTGTTGACCAACCAACCATGATTTTCTTCAAATTAGACAACCTAGCCATACCTTGGGTTTTCCTTTTATGGTTATTTTGTATTGTTACAGAATTAACCTTATAACTATTCACATTTGTACTATGGCTGTCAATATGGGTCACAATACAATAACACGATTCGCGTAACACGGAAATTAAACGAATTAGAGTTGAGATAAATGAGTTTGGGTCATAAATGGGTCGACACGTCTAACCCGTAAAATAAATGGGTTGGGTCGCTGGTTGACTCGCAAATTCGTTGTAACCCatataatttagacgagtctatgGATCGTGTCAACCCACCCGCAAACTCATCTAACCCGATCCATATAACCCATATATCATGTAAATATAAAAAAGTATTATGGATATcaaagtaattttaatttttaaccctaatatatatatatatatatatacagattAGTAGATTACAGAACACGTTAGGTTTCCAACTTTTTTTTCCCTAACAATTTGTGCTGCCTGTCTCTCTTCATTGACATTCGGTGAACGCTTCAGTCTCTAGCCACAAGTAAGTTTTTTATTGAGTCAACTTCGAtatgtttaacttatgattgTTGGTCTTCTATTACAACAGATGGGTATATCTGTTTGACCGGAcattttattgataaatattGGAATATCCAAAAGAGAATTTTAAACTTTTGTTATTTGCCTCCTCCACATAATGGTGTGGCTTTGTGTGAAAAAATTTACAATTTCTTGTGTGGTTGGAAAATTAATGGTAGGATTTTTTCACTTACTTTGGATAATGCAAGTGCAAATGATACATGTGTGGACTTGTTGAAAATTTTATTGAATAGCAATGGTGGTCTATTAAACCGTGGAGATTTTTTTCCACTTGAGATGCTCTGCTCACATTCTAAATTTAATAGTTCAGGATGGGTTGAAAGAAATTGATAACTCAGTTGGAATGCATTGAATCAAAGACTAATGGACAAAATATTAATTCTGTTGTTGTTTAAGTTGAATTGaatgttttagtttatttgttatttggaattggattttttattttgtttgtaagtTTTGGATTTTACACTTTTGATGTTATCTTGTTGAATTTGTTTTGTTAGTTtgtattggattttattttttttatatgaaattatgcatgtttttattttctttattttttttagttgaatatttttttttaccgtGGAGTTGTAAAATTAAATGGGTTAGCCAGGTTGACACGTTCAACCCCGCTTCTTAAACGAATCGTGCCGAGTcgacccatttattaaatgggttgggtCAGGGTTGAGATAAATGGGTCACCTAAGTAAGTCGACACGATACGTTTACAACCCGCGAACCCATATTGACACCCCTAATTTGTACATTGCATCAATCACTTAATTGAAATTCTATTAtagttataatttatttttaggcttaatacatcatttgccccttgaacttgtctaaaaagcttaattggccccctgaactttcaaagcgtctccatagccccctgaacttgtataacatgttcagttagcctcctaaacttgtgtaaaatgtaatcaattgatcactcggttgcaaaaagtaagttaaatgcggaagatatattccacgtgtcttagaatgttattacataactcaagaatagagtaaaaatgaagttattacttactcaactataaaccttgtattttctaatattacaaccgcaataccccgatcttgattgttttacttttttttaaacgcgtgcaatacattttccctatttaacttactttttgcaaccgagtaatcaattgattacgttttacgcaagttcaagaggttaactgaatattttatgcaagttcaggagaGTATCAAGACACTTTGCAAGTTCAGGagaccaatcaaactttttggacaagttcagtgagcaaatgatgtattaagtcttATTTTTATGAATCCCTTAATTGAATTGATTAGATCATAAGATTTAGACAATTagttaaagtaaaaaaaaaactataaagttaatctttttattattgttataaGAGAATGAATGAGTTCAACCTTATAAATTTCAGAAGTATATCAATTGAGATATaagttaattatttttaaaatcttttagGTATTTTTTCGAAATTATGGTGATTGAACCCATAATTCCACACATAAATGTGGTAGCTACTAATTAATGGGTTAGGTTATCCTTACtttattttaacaaaataagccttactttgtttttttctaccattagatggtgatgaactttgtcTTTTTTATAATCTGTACTTAACTTTGATTGTCCAGTAGAAGCTTATTAATTGCATTCTTTTCGGAAAAAAAACATATGGGACTTTTTAAACTAGAAATTTTAAGTTggaatttgaattttaatttatgaaataagttttaatttggAAAGTGATGACCTAAAAAATGTCTGGCCAAGCTTCATCTTGTTTATTGAATTCATAtataggaaaaaaaattcatgttaaagaaattttaaCCTGTTGATGACGAATTTAATTCCGATAAAGATATGGAATTTACCTTTGACAATGATTaattagagagcagaatcgtgttgctgatcgcttggcggcggcgggccatgaagggacgttaggcgttactacccttcctgtttcccctagtttcatctctcatcttctcttagaagataggattggggttagcttccctaggctaattcctgggtagtttgttgttattcgtttttcttttccttttctaccaaaaaaaaaaaaaaagatcattCTCGTCATGATCAGATTCTCGAATTGCCCTTCGAGAAACACGATCTTTCCTCATGGAGGTATATTAGTtccagggccggtcctgacatTTTAGGGGTCCCAGGCGAAATAAAAGATAATGAGCCTTTAATAAAAAAGATTGTActaaaaaatctaaaaacaGAAATTTGGGTCCATTTtaaacctaaaatatcatattatttgatcAATTTTTAGACCTAATGAAtattataactaaatttataacaaaaataatatatttaataaaattaaattttttggaCCCTTTTTAGCCTTGGACCCTGGGCGGCCCTGATTAGTTCTATTCTAATTAGGAACATTTGTCATGCACAATTATCTCTAAGAGTCTCACTCTCTCGAAAATGTACACGTTTACATTTTGTACACTTTTACTGCTCGTGCAATAGTATTTTTTACTATTGTTATCTTACTATCTTTCTCCTAAAAAGTTTGAAGGATGAAGATTAGCTTTCTGTGTTTTTCCTCTTAGAAGATGAAGCCACCACATGCACATTTGCTTGACTGCTCTCAGTGAAATGGTGAGTTGGGGAAGAAGATCGATCATGGGAGCGTACTGGTTCGAGAAAAATAAGATGggtgtacaaaaaaaaaaaacacttactGCTTTATAGTTTTTGAGAGCAAAAGTTTGATCTCGAACAATAAAAGTAAGGAATGTAGCAAGGGTACCCTCTCTTGAGTTCTTTTTAAAATACAAAGTTAAAAACCGGTTCAGATTTCCCTAACCGATGCATGATACATTACATGTTATGCAAAACATTCTTTGTTTTTCTTGAAAACATCAAAAGCCCCTACATGATACATTACATGTTATGCAAAACATTCTTTGTTTTTCTTGAAAACATCAAAAGTCCCTACAAACTTTAAAAGACTAGAACAGTCTTATAGAGAGAGTTTCTCATGACGAAGGTGAATGTTTGAGATTCCAATAAAGGCATGTAAATCAATTTAGACAACAATTAACACAATCCTAATTGACAAGACTAAATTCTCTATTCATACTTCTAGAAAGGAATCTTTGGCAGACGCAATCATCTTTTAAATAAACGAGTTCCTACCTTTTCAGGGATTCTTTGTTCCTATTCAGGATAGGACTCTCTCACGGGCGCAATCATCTCTTACTCTCTTTTAGGATTCTTTGCTATACAAATTAGAATCGGTTTACTCTTATTCAGTATAAGACACCCACTCCTGTATAAAAAGGCTCACTTCCATAAATAGGtacataatatatacatataatacaCTTTTACTAATAGTGTAATATTTATTATTCTTTATTATTGCAATCTTACTCTTTATCTTAGAATAGAATTAATTTAAGGGATTATTTGGTTCACGGAATAGACTAAGAATAGAATAACTATTCCATGGAATACCTATTccacaaaaataagaaatagcTATTCTTCCATTTTTGCAAGGAATAGCTATTCctaacactctatttttgtaatttacaatCCTACCCTCCAGTTAAATCCATATTCTTCTACTTATATAAAATGGTGACATTAAAGAAATATTccttgtttttgttgtttttcgaGTTTTTACTTATATGAATGTGGATAATTATTTTgcgtttttttttgtatttttactattctccacctctttttctttttttttcgtttatataattttttcgtttttcgtgtttttaccggttttcttttttaatatttttctctatttttcgtgtttttccgtcttttttatatagttttttaaaatactatatattaaatatttgaataatttatagcaataattaaaattttaaaataaataaaaaaattatatttgagaGCAATATtgtcttttaaataaaaaattatctattccaTTTTATCTTATTCTACCAACAAAATATAAGAATAACTATTTCTGTCCAAAAGAATATATATTCTATTCTTTCCTATTCTATTCCGTTCTATTCAATTCCGCAAACCAAACGGTACCTAAGATGTGGCCAATCTCTATTTAAGTAAATATCTGGTGAGAAATAATCTTGTAATAGAAATATTTAATGAAATTCAACAAGTGAAAATACATTGGTCAAAAGCTCCAAACTAAAGAATTAGCCATAATGTGCTGGCCggtattaatttaataaaattcagCTGTCAATTACTTTTGTTGCTTGTAATCTTGTCTAATCTAATCTTACTTTGAGTTTGCAAAGATTATTGTAAGAGATAATTATGATGACTATAGAAATATTACTACTAGCCTTTCTTTAAGCTATAAATTTGCAGACATAACTTAAATAAAATTTCTGaattaattagttaaatatGAAGTTGTTGCATATGTTAATTGATTAAATACTCATGTTCATATTAAGAACTAGTTGCATCATGATGTCATGATCATTACAACCACtttgattttatttatttaaattattaaattttgttcAACTGCTTCATTATAATTTCTTAAATGAGGGATGATCACCcactttcttaatttatttgtttCCTGAGATTAGATAATCAAACAAGAACAAATAGAGAAAAGCTATGAAGATAACCTTAATTTTGATAATCTTGTTATGTGGATTACTAAGTGAGATTGCAAACTCACAAACCGATTCATGCAGTTCGAATCTGAACCTCAATCGGCAGCTACCTTTCGACATATCATCTCTCCATTGTGCTCCTGTATGGAACAATTACAACTATGTTCTTCGAGTAAGTCATTTCATCCTTACTTGTAACTAGCTTCAATTTTTGgattctgtaattttttttatatgattcCAATATTTACAGCATGGTCCATGGATGTCAAACGCCCGGTCGACCGGcctataatatattaaattattcaGATTGGTAAAACCCGACCATTTAGATGGTTTAACCATAAATCCATATACTTAGACATGGTATacttattcaatttttttttatatattttttatttacttaattCAACTGCTTAAAATAGTCGTGTTAGAAAGTAATTTTTTTACTATCATAAAACTATTTCATTTTCCAACATTGTTGTCATGTCAttattaagatttttttttttttgacaaaagaCATCCAAATTCTcttttatattctttttttacacatcaattaattaaagggaaaaaaaaaatttcattgcTCCTCTCCTAAATCAGGGTTGGAGGGGTATATGCAGTGATGGGGACAAGGGGGTTTGGAGGGATCCGGTCTTCACGGCTGCCAGAACCATCTCTATCATAGATGGTTTTGGTTCATCCCGTCATTGAAACTACTCCTATTATGAATATTTTTGCCCTATATTTCTGACAAATTAAGGTTCAGAACggttaattaactaattgagttTGTATCTAATTACAGAATCCAACTTGATTAATATCTGATAGatgataaattttataaatttattcaAAACGATTCAATCTTACTTTTATAATCTAaatctagtttaattttgagaagttttacattAATATGTAAAAATTGGTTCTGGACGCTCACATGATAACACATATATGTGTGAAAAtattttgaacaagttcgatttagcaatttatttttttaaaatttttttacacATACACATGTAAATTTAGCTTCAACAGCCCAGTCCTGTATCCGCCATAGGGTCACAGCTGGAAAATTTTAGAATACTCTAGTTGTAAATATACCATATATGTATAAGTACCATAAAATTTATCGGTACGGAGGATTTATTCCGCGACACaggagaaaaatatatataaaaaaactgaaTTACCGATAGAAATATATGTcctgaaatataaaatttgcGTCAGAAATTCCATTTAATTCAGAATCTAGATATGACATTTATGAACCTGGGATGAAATTTTCCGTTACTGATGCTTAATCCTAAGAAATTATAAATTCTGATAAATTTTCCTCCATTAATTCCAAATATTTAGTTGTAGCTAAACATATAATCTGTAATTGTGTTGTGGCAGTTTTATTTAACGTAAAGGGTATGATGATGAACAGTATGTACAGACAGCAGCGAATATATGGAGCTTTGTGCTATCGGCTCCGGAAGAGAATAGTTTCGTGGCAATTGGGTTTTCAAACAACGGTTTCATGGTCGGATCCAGTGCAATGGTTGGTTGGATATCCAGCGATGATAATATTCCTGTTATTAAACAGTACCTTTTAACTGGCCAAACTCCAGCTCAAGTTATTCCAGATTCAGGCAACCTTAATGTTACTTATTCTATGATTACCTCTCAATCTTCTCGTATCTACTTAGCTTTCCAGTTGACCACCGATCTCCCCTCTCCTCGCCTCATTTACTCCCGCGGCCAATCTGGCATTTTGCCCTCTGCGCCTAGCTACCGCTTGACTCAGCATCGCGACGAGGTCTCCACTGTGCTTAATTATAATACAGgtattattatttcttttcatttGCAAAGTAACATTCTAAAGTTTTTCATCATCCTCGTGTTTTTTGGTCATATTAATTCAATGGTAAATTTAAAAGTATGTTTTCAATTTAAAACTCAGTTAATAAAAGTTATTCATTTCGTTTGATTTcgaactatttatttttaattgaaaataattgTTTCAAAGGTGTAATATGACTAtacaaaaactataaaaatcttGTTTggaatggtaaaaaaaaaatcaatttcaaacCTATGTAAAAGAGTACGGTGATCTTTTACCTGAATTAGATAGTGATAGCTATCTATTTTGATAGGTAAACAGAAAAGTAAATGATTGTTATGTATGGAAATAAAAGATTAGAGATT comes from the Euphorbia lathyris chromosome 5, ddEupLath1.1, whole genome shotgun sequence genome and includes:
- the LOC136230976 gene encoding cytochrome b561 and DOMON domain-containing protein At3g07570 encodes the protein MKITLILIILLCGLLSEIANSQTDSCSSNLNLNRQLPFDISSLHCAPVWNNYNYVLRYVQTAANIWSFVLSAPEENSFVAIGFSNNGFMVGSSAMVGWISSDDNIPVIKQYLLTGQTPAQVIPDSGNLNVTYSMITSQSSRIYLAFQLTTDLPSPRLIYSRGQSGILPSAPSYRLTQHRDEVSTVLNYNTGTTSKEDVGRNSGLRKSHGALNMISWGALMIIGGIIARYGKDWDPIWFYAHTGIQSLAFLLGTIGVIIGFVLEDRIHANVSTHKGLGIFILVLGCLQVMAFLARPEKSSKLRTYWNWYHYSVGRTLMAFAIGNVFYGIHLGEKGSGWNVGYGILLAIFFLISVILEIRFWRKNSN